Below is a genomic region from Helicobacter ibis.
ACATGAAAATGCAATGGAAGACGAGCTTAAATTTTATCTCTCCTATGCGAAAAAAGATAGCAAAATTTTAGAGCCATTATGTGGTAGTGGTAGATTTCTTATTCCATTTATGCAGCTTGGATTTGATATTTGTGGAGTAGATGCTTCTAAAGAGATGCTACATAAATTATATCTTAAAGCTCCAAATGCAAAAGTAATAGAATCTGATATTTACGAGTTTAATTCTAAACAAAAGTTTGATTATATCTTTATTCCTTCTGGTTCAATTTCTTTATTTACAGATATTGTTTATTGCAAAAAGATATTAAATAAATTAAAACAAATGCTATCTTTGGGTGGTAAGTTGGTTTTTGCAGTTGATACTATATTGACTAAAAATTTAAATAACAATGAGTATAAAATAAGTGCTTCTGTCAAAACAAAAGAAGGATTTGATCTCATATTAAAAAATAAAAGTTTTTATGATGAAAGAAGTCATGTGCAATTTTATCCATCAATTTATGAGCTATATGATGGAGATGTATTGCTAAAGAGTGAATATATGGATTTTCGAATATATCTTTATGAGTATGGTGAGATGGATTTGTATTTACAGGATATTGGTTTTAGTGAGATTAATGCCTATTCATCATTTGACAAAAAAATAGCAATAAATAATAATAGTGAAATTTTTTTATATGAATGTTGTATTTAATGATTTTTATATG
It encodes:
- a CDS encoding class I SAM-dependent methyltransferase, which gives rise to MIENKVNHYGNLCVEMYEILHENAMEDELKFYLSYAKKDSKILEPLCGSGRFLIPFMQLGFDICGVDASKEMLHKLYLKAPNAKVIESDIYEFNSKQKFDYIFIPSGSISLFTDIVYCKKILNKLKQMLSLGGKLVFAVDTILTKNLNNNEYKISASVKTKEGFDLILKNKSFYDERSHVQFYPSIYELYDGDVLLKSEYMDFRIYLYEYGEMDLYLQDIGFSEINAYSSFDKKIAINNNSEIFLYECCI